In Rosa rugosa chromosome 4, drRosRugo1.1, whole genome shotgun sequence, the genomic stretch CATCAATCACTCTACATAAATGGCAAAAAGAGAGTATTTTTGGGGCATTTACAAATTCCGTAGCATTCTTGGAACAACTCTTCATTGCAATAGAGCATCCTGCACTACCTACTTGTCTAATGGTCGTCAAGGACATGAGGTTTCTGCTCCGACAGCAGTATCAAATATGTTTGGGCATCGTGGTTATTCGGCGAATAATCCCTTAGGCTTGCGGTTATTTAGCAGCACCAACAACAAACCATGGACAAAACTTGAGCAACCACTGCCTGCTACAACTTCTTCTAGGCGCACCATCCCTAATTGGTACAAATAAAATTTCGTACATTGTGTCTTTGGTACCTGCCATGCATTGTTCTTCTAATTTCCTGATAGATTATTCAGTACTGTACGCATGAACTGTGCGTACTTTGAATATATACTTCAGCAAGCACATGTTATTTCAATTTCAGGGTAAGATGGATTTTGGGCTCCCTTTTGTCAATTTTGATTCCTGTTTGGACGCACAAGTACTGGGAAAATCTGCAAATGATTGaaggtatgtatatatatgtccaCACTTTTTAATTGATTCGCAGATTACTTGACTGAATAGAAATGGCTATAATGGATGGATGGATCGAATCTGAAGTGGGAAACTATGGATGGATGGGTGTAGGGGAGGCAGAGGTGGTGATGGAAGAGGTTGACAATGTAGCAAAAGTCGTAGAAAGAGTGGCAACTGTGGCTGAGAAGGTGTCAGCCGATGTGGCTGATAAACTTCCAACTAATCATACAAgactaaaaaaaattgctttgCTGATTGAACGAGTATCCGAACTGGCTGCTCAAGATGCTCAACTAACACAAGATTTTATTCACAAGGTCTTTATTTTTCTTGGTCATATACTATGTGCagatatctataattctatatacaCTAGCTCTTGTTTATTTTAACTCGTCTCTCTGGCTAGCTAGTGAATTTCATCTTGTCCTTTTTATTAATTATATAGGTGGATTCACTGAAGCAAGACCTGGGAGACTTAAAGACACTGGTGGAGCCAGTTGTTGATAAGATAGAAAACTATGAATTTCATGGAAACTactctccagtttctacaaaagaacaaaattaaaggaaacgtcgtatatatatgcatgcatctATTGTAGTTGTACTATGTCGACTTGCATGGCAATCTAATAACACGTGTCTTTACAACTTTTGCAAGTCCGCTCTTTTCCATTAACAACCCTTCGCTTACCTACCCTTTCTCCTGATCTCTCAATCTTTTTCCGTTTTAGGCAGAATAGAATTTGTGTTTCTTGGTTAGTTAGTTTCGAAATATTATATATGTATCTGGGGAATCAATGATCCAGCATTCTAGGTAATTAGTTGTGTTTGTTTTCACATAAGGAATGCATTTGGGATTCAGTTCAGATTTCACACATGGCATAGCAATTGCCCACAAGGAACTAAGTTTTAGTTAGTTATATTGAAATCCAATTAGCCTTTGTCTATATGAATAACCATTTTAATTAAAATTCGCCTTTGCATCTACCATTGAACTGGTATTCCCATACATATATGTCCACTCTTACTCGAAGCACAATGAACTAGCATGGTATTGCATTCACCTTAATCATCTCAGCATAACCTGGGAATCAAATGCTATCAACACTCACAAAACCATTTTACAAGAGGTAAAAATCACAGAAAACATAGATCGACATCCATCTAAATCATCCCCACTCTTTCAGGTTAGGCATTTTACTTGTACACGTGTTCTTCAAGCACATTCTACTTGTGTTATTCAAAGCTAATATGCCGCGTTATGTTTTGTAACTATATATCAATACACTTCTGGCAGGTTCAAGAAAGGTTGATTTTAGTTACTCTCGCTAAAGCTATTGCTCTACGGGACAGTCTTctcaaagccaaaaaaaaaaggttatcaATTTATCAAAGTTGAAGACGACTCGAAACCCCCTATTATTGATTATATTAATAGAAATTGTGATATTCTTTGGCGTATGAAACATGTCATTAGAGTCATGATTCTAA encodes the following:
- the LOC133707256 gene encoding uncharacterized protein LOC133707256 produces the protein MAKREYFWGIYKFRSILGTTLHCNRASCTTYLSNGRQGHEVSAPTAVSNMFGHRGYSANNPLGLRLFSSTNNKPWTKLEQPLPATTSSRRTIPNWVRWILGSLLSILIPVWTHKYWENLQMIEGEAEVVMEEVDNVAKVVERVATVAEKVSADVADKLPTNHTRLKKIALLIERVSELAAQDAQLTQDFIHKVDSLKQDLGDLKTLVEPVVDKIENYEFHGNYSPVSTKEQN